A genomic region of Zygotorulaspora mrakii chromosome 7, complete sequence contains the following coding sequences:
- the MPS3 gene encoding Mps3p (similar to Saccharomyces cerevisiae MPS3 (YJL019W); ancestral locus Anc_5.165) produces MDAKDISDNMSSQSPHQYHGYEKAVYNKSLKTAYADLLMEKMSRANSMAAGSAADNMEDFEMGMIEDGDDDENNSYYKKFKRSILNDAELGESLGTQNVVDKDVHGDAWLDDNSTLDQDYSSEADKSFYEDDEEDEDREKDGESIVATDEDSEYYDDYRDDGNDEEEWSSSSKRMILIALFFLGLLCIGPLFNAVMPSTSGQSSVRSASTMPALQKQINHLYSEIDHRDQKSRSDLEKTIKVIINQFEKKIRELLPSNVASLKNQLESLTNKVNQLSLSLSKWERKSSSIFTMDNITEWQAELAKELESHLPQEIPVIMNNSSTMLVIPEMNDYLQNLIASLMQHSNARPDNSTLQYDLNLYVKEILADQFQYIDKDYFIRELNRNLQISKQEIWQEMASRLDQWQKERPKEYSEQNVIPRQYSSILLKKLINQIYNTNEHQWEDNLDFATFAQGTKLLNHLTSKTWNQGTGVSPIELLQDSKYGPSTYWQCGEPQKCSWAIRFQEAIYLTRLSYMHGRFNNNLHAMNSAPKLISVYVKIAKTNGNVDARKIIALAQKFNQGQKLSLDSQFIRIGQYPYSLTDTKIRQVLPLPSWFIQLKTRVRAVVFAVDQNYGNKRYTSLKKFTVNAVTQEDLSIMESNSFQLRCSGTPEYASSSITNDIDDMKETVQGSDDVNQPHKSRCNVPAFGQDELIP; encoded by the coding sequence ATGGATGCAAAGGACATCTCAGACAATATGAGCTCTCAAAGCCCTCATCAATACCATGGCTATGAAAAGGCAGTTTATAACAAAAGCTTGAAGACTGCATATGCCGATTTGCTGATGGAGAAGATGAGCAGAGCGAATTCAATGGCGGCTGGCAGCGCTGCTGACAACATGGAAGACTTTGAGATGGGTATGATAGAGGATggtgatgacgatgaaaataatagttactacaaaaaattcaagcGATCGATTTTGAATGACGCAGAACTTGGCGAGAGCTTGGGTACACAGAATGTAGTGGACAAGGATGTACATGGGGACGCGTGGCTTGATGATAACAGCACACTAGATCAGGACTACTCCAGTGAGGCTGACAAAAGTTTttatgaagatgatgaggaagatgagGACAGGGAGAAGGATGGGGAAAGCATTGTGGCGACTGATGAAGATTCAGAATATTACGATGATTATCGTGATGATGgcaatgatgaagaagagtgGAGTAGCAGTTCGAAAAGGATGATATTGATCgcacttttttttttggggCTACTATGTATAGGGCCGCTCTTCAATGCAGTTATGCCGTCAACTTCAGGTCAATCATCTGTGAGAAGCGCGTCTACTATGCCTGCCTTGCAAAAGCAGATCAACCATCTTTATAGTGAAATAGATCATCGGGATCAGAAATCAAGATCAGATCTGGAAAAAACTATAAAAGTCATAATCAACcaatttgagaaaaaaatcagagaGCTTTTGCCATCCAATGTTGCCAGtttaaaaaatcaattggAGTCGCTCACCAATAAAGTCAATCAGCTCTCCTTATCCTTATCTAAGTGGGAACGAAAATCCAGTTCCATTTTTACAATGGATAACATTACAGAATGGCAGGCCGAACTAGCAAAGGAATTAGAATCGCACCTGCCGCAGGAAATTCCTGTGATAATGAATAATAGTTCAACGATGTTAGTGATACCAGAGATGAATGACTATCTACAAAATCTAATAGCAAGTTTGATGCAGCACTCTAACGCGCGTCCCGATAATTCCACATTGCAGTATGATTTGAATCTGTACgttaaagaaattttagCTGATCAGTTTCAATATATTGATAAAGATTATTTCATAAGAGAACTCAATAGGAATTTGCAAATCAGTAAACAAGAAATATGGCAGGAAATGGCCTCCAGATTGGATCAATGGCAGAAGGAGAGGCCTAAAGAGTATAGCGAGCAGAATGTCATCCCAAGACAGTATTCCAGTATACTCTTGAAAAAGTTAATTAATCAAATCTACAATACCAACGAGCACCAGTGGGAAGACAACCTGGATTTTGCCACGTTCGCACAGGGGACAAAACTGTTAAATCATTTGACCTCAAAAACCTGGAATCAAGGTACAGGAGTAAGTCCAATTGAACTCTTGCAGGATTCCAAATATGGACCTTCAACTTATTGGCAATGTGGTGAACCTCAAAAGTGTTCATGGGCAATACGCTTCCAAGAAGCTATATATTTAACACGTCTATCCTACATGCATGGTCGTTTCAATAATAATCTACATGCTATGAACTCCGCACCGAAACTCATATCGGTATATGTGAAGATCGCAAAAACGAATGGCAACGTTGATGCACGCAAAATCATAGCATTAGCccaaaaattcaatcaaGGCCAGAAACTAAGTCTTGATAGCCAATTTATCAGGATAGGACAGTATCCGTATAGTCTAACCGACACTAAGATACGACAAGTTCTACCGCTACCATCATGGTTCATTCAACTGAAGACACGAGTTCGTGCTGTTGTGTTCGCAGTTGACCAAAATTATGGTAATAAGAGATATacatcattgaaaaaattcacgGTTAACGCTGTAACACAAGAAGATCTGTCAATAATGGAATCTAACTCCTTTCAATTGAGGTGTTCCGGTACACCGGAATATGCCAGCTCTTCCATTActaatgatattgatgatatgAAGGAAACTGTTCAAGGGTCTGATGACGTAAATCAACCTCACAAAAGCAGATGCAATGTACCTGCCTTCGGTCAAGATGAGTTGATCCCTTGA